One Parageobacillus sp. KH3-4 genomic region harbors:
- a CDS encoding heterocycloanthracin/sonorensin family bacteriocin, with amino-acid sequence MYNFQNELQMLGLDDFVAGEVMVWDPQTQTYLIDDARQFGGRCFGQCFGRCFGQCFGRCFGQCFGQCFGRCGGS; translated from the coding sequence ATGTATAATTTTCAAAATGAACTTCAAATGTTAGGTTTGGATGATTTCGTGGCGGGTGAGGTGATGGTTTGGGATCCTCAAACCCAGACCTATTTGATTGATGATGCTCGTCAATTCGGTGGACGTTGTTTTGGACAGTGTTTTGGACGTTGTTTTGGACAGTGTTTTGGACGTTGTTTTGGACAGTGTTTTGGACAGTGTTTTGGACGTTGTGGTGGAAGTTGA